CCGCCTCTTTTTCCTTGTTGAAAAGCACGCCGAAGAATTTAATCCACTCTGCCTTGCCCAAAGGTGAAGTTTCGGTCCAATCGGCATTGTAAAGCACCGGAATACCCGTTTTTTGAATGGTAGCCACTGTTTTATTATTGCCTTCCACTGCAAAGGTTATCACGGCATCCGGGGCTAAATCGATAAGTACTTCGGTATTAATGTCTTCGTTTTTGCCGAGTTCGGTGATTTTTCCGGCATCGATGCGTTTTCGGGTTGCTTCGGAAGAAATATAATCAAGATTCGGAAATCCTACCAGAGTTTTGGTAGCGTCCAACATTTCAAGAGAAGGAATATGAGTAGTAGAGGTAACCACAATTTGCTGTATGGGCACTTCAACAACGGCGTCGTACTTTTCAATATCTTTTAATTGTGTCCCTTTCTCGACAAAGGCGTAGGTAAAGGTATTTTCAGAATCCGGCCAGGGTGTATTTATAGTGATTGTTTTAAAGCCTTCAAAATGCGAAATAGCAAAGCCTTCAGCATATGTAATCGTAGTACTTTCAGTTGTGTTATGGACAATTGATGGAGACTTTTGAATTTCCTTGCAGGAAATCCCCAACAGTACCAAAAGGAAGAGTGGCAAGAGTTTTTGCATGTTCAAAAATAATAGAATTTGTTTGGCTTGCCTATGGTTTTTATGTCTTATTTTTGTCCTGAATTTTGGCGAGCGATAGCAGTCATTGCTATTACTCTTAAAAGGGAATTCGGTTAAAAACCGAAGCTGTACCCGCAACTGTAAGCCGTCCGCCTTTGGGGGATTGTACAAAACTTCAAAAACCACTGCGTAAGCGGGAAGGTTGTACACAGGCGAGCCAGGAGACCTGCCACATTCACTAATGTCGAACTTTCGGGATAAAAGTTTAGATTAAAAAATGTAACCGAGTTTGCTTCGATTGGTCATTGCACGCGCTGTTACCCTTTTTAAATCTTCTTTCTTTTTCCGTTTTAATTATTTAAAATGAAAAAACTACTTATTACACCCTTGTGCCTTTACTTTGGAGGCTTTATGCTGGCGCAGGAAAACTCTCAAATTGAACAATTGGACTCGGTTACGGTGGTAACAAAGGTTCCTATAGCTGAAAAAAATAGCGGGAAGGTTATCGCAAAAATTACCCGCGAAACCATCGAAAACAACAAAGGGAAATCGGTTGCCCAATTAATAAACGAAGTTTCGGGAATCGAGATAAACGGTAGCCGAGGCAATGTAGGACAGAATCTGGGCTATTTTGTACGTGGAGGTCGCAACCGACAAGTAGTGATTATGATAGACGGGGTACAGTTAAACGATCCTTCGCAAATTCAAAACGATTACGATCTGCGATTGATTCCCACTTCTGAAATAGATCATATTGAAATTATCAAAGGCGCTTCCAGTGTGTTGTACGGAAGCGGAGCCGCTACGGCAGTTATAAGCATTTCGACTAAAAAAGTTTCAGAAAAAACGATTGCGGCTAGTTTTACTTCGGCTGTGGGGACTAACTCTGCTTCTGAAGAGGACGATAGCTCACGCACCTTGGAAGAATTTACAAATGCGGTTTCGATAAACGGAAGTCTAAAAAAGTTTTTTTACCGGGCGAGTTTCAGTAATAAATATGTCAACGGATTGTCGGCAATTGCAGCTCCCGAAGGGGAAGCTCGATTTGAAGCCGATGTGTTTAACAGATTCGACGGCCGGATTAATTTGGGATATAGATTCAGTAAAAATGTGAGTATGAGTCAGTTTTTTAGTTTCGATACATTTAAAGCCGGATTCGATAATTTCGACTATACCGATGCCGAACATTTATCGATTACCCGGCAGCGCAAGACAGGAGGGCACTTCGAGTGGAAATACAAAAAAGGAATTTATGTTTTTAACGATAACTACAGTTGGATAGAGCGGGAAGTGGTTTCTTCCTTTCCCACCAAATACGATTCGAAGTCTTATACCTTGGACAATTACATACATCATCGTTTTTCAGAGAAGATAAGTCTTTTGGTAGGTTTTAACTTTAACACCTCAAGGTTTAATTCGTTTACCATTCCTTTTGGAGAGACTGATTTTGCACAAGATGTGTATGAGGATACGGCAAAATTTAATACTGTAGATCCGTACCTTAACCTCACCTATATCTCAAGCTTTGGTTTGCAGTTGAATGCCGGCGCTCGATTGAATTTGCATAGTGTGTACAACTCGCACTGGGTTTATAATATAAATCCTTCCTATGTTTTCGACATCGGAAAAAACACGCTGAAAGTATTGGCTTCATACAGTACCGCTTATATCACACCGTCACTGTTTCAACTGTACGATCCGTTGTATGGAAATGAAGCCCTGCAACCCGAGGAAAACACGACGATGGAAGGCGGATTGGAGTTTATGACCGAAAACAATTTCAGAATAAGTACGGTATATTTCAATAGAAATGAAGAAAACTTTATCGATTTTGTACTGCTGGATCCTGAAACATATTCTTACAGCTATCAAAATATTTCAGAAACCTTTGAAGCAAACGGCGTGGAAGTAGAAATTTCCAAAAATTTTGGAGAAAAGCTTACGGCTTCGGCGAACTATACGAATACACAGCCCGACAAGCGTTTTGCGTTGCGAATTCCGGAGCATAAAGTAAATGCATCAATTGGCTACCGACCCGTTGCATCAACGTTTTTTGGCCTTAGTTACCAGTACAACAGTGAGCGTTCAGATTCATATTTCAATCCTACTACATTTGAAACTGAGACCGTTATTTTAAAAAGTTATGGTTTGTTGGATGCTACAGCATCTTCGAAAGTTTACCATAACGTCACGGTATTTGCTACGGTGAGTAATATCTTAAACGAAGAATATGAAGAATTGTATCGCTATCAAACATTAGGACGCAATTTTAGAGCCGGATTTAGTCTCGAATTTTAAGAAAGGAACCTGTAATTTTAATGCTCCGCAATCATGATCTGATAGTTGGGGAGTGTAGCTTTACTTTCTGAAACTTCTTCCAATGTTGGCACACTGTTCCTTGCCGGCTGTGGGGTAGGAAAGATATCATTTAAAGCGGCTGCTAAGAGCGGCTCATTTACATCGCCCAAAGTGCCTAAATTGCTGTAATCTTCGTTTAACTGAATGTCCGGGAAAAGTCCGTCAATAAAATCGGTATTCCCCGCAGCATTTGCGGTTTTAAAGACCAGGGGCAGCATGGCGTATGTATGGCCGGGATTGGCCTGATTTCTGCTAAAGTTGGGTGCCGGAGCATCGTATAACAGAAAAGAAGCCTGGAATTTTCCAGTTGTAGTGCCTCCCACTTGAATAACCTGAATATAGGGATCAAGGCTATTGATGACCAACTCGCTTGCAGATGCGCTTCTCCCTGTTGTAAGTATGTATACTCTTGTTAAATTGAGGCTGTTAATTGCTTCTCCTGTACTTAGTGTAGTATTAAATACTCCATCTTCGGCATAATCGGCCTGTCTGTCTTCATTCCACTGTTCGGAATAGAAAAGTTGTCCTGCAAACTGCCCGGTTATCATACTTGAAAGGTCTTGAGCTGTACGTACCGAGCCTCCGCCGTTATATCGCAAATCGAGAATAAGGTCGGTAATACCATCGGCTTTAAACTGTCCGAAGGCAGCATTTAATTGCGTGTCGAAAGTGCCGGTAAAGGCATTGTACATCAAATATCCAATCTTCTGACTATTTACGGTAAGTGTTTGCGCAATATAAATCGGGTTTTCGGAAACCTGAGTTTTAGTAAGCGTTTTACTCTCGCCTGTAGGTGTTACTGTTTGTCCGTCGAAAGTTGCCAGTCCAATGGAATAAGTTTCCGGCGACAAGAGGGCGTTGAAATTGGTTTCGGTGATTTGTTGGCCGTCTACGGTGTTAAAGATCATTCCGCGTTGTAATCCTTCGGTAGCTGCGCTGGTATTAGGAATTACATAGCGTACATAGCCAAAAACATTTCCGCCTTGATCGGGATAGCGCACCAGACCAAATTCCATTCCGTTGCTAAGAGAAATTCCGTTAAGCGCATTTTCCAGAGCGATATAATCATCTACCAAGAGGCTGAATCTGTCCTGAGAGGATTTCAGAAAATCGAAAAGAGATTCGGGGGAATCAAAGGAGTTTAAAAAGGCATCCCTCGCTTCGGTAGTTGCAAATGCGTCATTGGCCAATTCGGGCGTATCTGCCTTATAGAGATAAAAAAAGTTGAGTCCGCGGTATATAAAATTTTGAATGTCTAAAGCCGATGAAATTTGAATAGTATCGTCTTTATCGGTAAAACAAGAGGTAAATGTTACTGAAACAACTAACAGCAGGACAAGGAATTTCTTTTTCATGTATGGGAATTTATCTGAATATATCTTGTAACCCCGAAAATAGCTACATTATTGTGAGTAAAAAAATATGTTATTATAAAATTTTGAGTTTATAAAAGATCCATAAAAAGGGAATAGTATCTTTCAGAAAATAAATTGTAACAAAAACTAAGGTGGTTCGTCGTAAAGACAGAACAGCATAGTATGTGAGTTCGCTAACCAACAAAACAATGAAACAACAGGAGTTTTTAACAACTGTAATGCCATTTAAAGACAAGTTATACCGACTTGCTAAGAGGCTCCTTGTTTCGAGTGAAGAAGCAGAAGATGCTGTTCAGGAAGTTTTATTGAAATTATGGAATGGGAGGGAAAAGATTAAAGACTATAAAAATCCCGAAGCTTTTGCCATCACAATGACTAAGAATTATTGTTTAGACCGATTAAAATCGAAACAAGCCGGAAATTTAAAAATTGTACACAGCAATTATCAAAATTCCGAAAATATCGAAAAACAGGTCGAAGCGAATGACGGAGTGAGTATGGTCTTTAAAATTATGGAATCCCTGCCCGAACAACAACGAATGATTTTACAGCTTCGGGACGTAGAACAATTTGAATTTGCTGAAATAGCACAAATGCTCGAAAGTAATGAAACCGCGATTCGCGTAACGTTATCACGAGCTCGTAAAACAGTTAGAGAACAATTAATACAACAGTACAATTATGGAGTTAGCTAATATAGAAGTCTTATTAGAGACTTATTTTGAAGGAAATACCACTCTTGCTGAAGAAGCCTCACTGCGTGAGTATTTTACAGGCGACAAGGTTGCTCCACATCTAGCGATGTACAAACCGCTTTTTATAGGATTGCAAAAGGCGCAGACCGAAGTTTCCGATAAGGAAATCGATTTACCCGAAAATACAACTCAATCTAATAAATGGTGGTACGGTATAGCAGCCTTATTGGTTGTTGGAGTGACGGTTGGAGGGTTTTTATTTTCCCAACCGCAATTGTCACAGGAAGAAAAAGAAGCCCTGGCAGCCTTTGATAAAACCAAGGAAACTTTGCTTTTACTTTCTTCTAGTTTGAACAAAGGTGCCGAAGAGTTGGCCTATTTGGAAGAATTTACCAAAGGTTCTTCAGTAATTACGCATATCAATGAATTTACAGACACTACAAACAAAATTTTAAAATAATCTAAAACACACATATATGAAAAAGTTAGCAGTTTTAATCGCCCTTATTATAGCCCCGTTAGTCGCGACGGCGCAATCTTTCGACTCCTTTGAAAATGAAAAGGATGTAACCTCGGTTGTGGTTACTAAGAATATGTTCAAACTATTGAGCAAGATCGATTTAGAATCGAACGACCCCGATGCCAAAGAATATATGGAGTTGGTAAACAATCTTGAAAATATAAAGATTTACACCACTAGCAACCCTGAAGTCGCCGACCGCATGAATACTGCCGTAACCGGTTATATTAGCAAGTCGAAAGGACTAAGCGAGCTCATGCGGGTAAATGACGATGGAAAAAATATTAAGTTTTACTCTAAGGAAGGAAAAAATGAAAATTTTGTGAGTGAACTCTTTATGCATTTAAATGGCATGATCGACGGTAAAATGACCACGGTAATTATGAGTATTACCGGCAATATTGATCTTAAAAAGATTTCAAAACTTACTCAGGATCTCAAGGTTCCGGGAAGTGAAGAATTAAAAAATATTGACAAAAAGAAAAAATCGTAAACATGGTACTCTTTAAATTTATAATTGGATTAGGAATTATGGCTCTTGCCTTGTTTGGATGTAATTCTGAAGAATCGCTACAACGTTATTTGGTAGACAAACAAGAGGACAACAACTTTGTAAAGGTCGATTTGGCTACTAGTTTGCTTCAAAGCGAGAATGCACAGTTTACTAAGGAAGAGCGGGACATTTTGAACACAGTTAAGAAAATAAATGTAGTTGCCTATCCTGTAAAGCAGGGCAATATGGTTGAGTACGAAGCAGAAAAGGCCAAATTGAACACTATAATTGCACAGGAGCAATATAAGACGCTTATTAAGTACGGCTCCAATAACAAGGGTGCTACATTGAAGTATTTAGGCGAAGAAGACGCGATAGACGAATTAATTGTATTTGCAAGCGACGATGAAAGGGGTTTTGCAATATTCCGATTGTTGGGAGATAATATGAGGCCGGATAGTATGCTGAAATTAATGAACTCCATAAACAGTGGTGATATTGATGCTTCGAAGCTTAAAAGTATCGGAGAATTATTCGGTACAAAAGGCGACAGTATCTAAAAATGAGTTTATTACCAATAAAAAGGTTCCGTTTACGGAGCCTTTTTTGTTTTTGGTCGAAAACCAATTTCTCTTAACACCTTATTAAGAGGTCTGGTATGTACTTTGTACTTACTAAGGGGAATGATTTATAAAATGGTCCCCGCATTTATGAATCGTTTCTTACAACCAGAGACCCCTGTTTTGTGAGGGATAGGTTGAAAAGCAAAAAGGCTTCCATTTGGAAGCCTTTTTCAATTAGATTCCGGTATAATTTCCGGGGGTGATAGCACGCATTTCTTTTTTAACGGCTTCAGGAATTTCCAATGTCTCAATAAAATTTGCGATAGAAGTCTTATTTATTTTTTCGTTGGTCCGTGTAAGTCCTTTTAAGGCTTCATACGGATTGGGATATCCTTCTCTACGTAAAATAGTTTGAATGGCTTCAGCAACTACGGCCCAATTATTTTCAAGATCTTCAGCAAATTTTGCTTCGTTCAACAATAATTTGTTCAGTCCTTTCAAGGTAGATTGAAACGAAATGACGGTATGTCCCATAGGCACACCAATGTTTCGCAACACAGTACTATCAGTAAGATCACGTTGTAGCCTGCTTACCGGTAATTTTGCCGAAAGATGTTCAAATAACGCATTGGCAATCCCAAGATTCCCTTCGCTGTTTTCAAAATCTATCGGATTTACCTTGTGCGGCATTGCACTGGAGCCGACTTCTCCTTTTTTAATTTTTTGTTTGAAATACTCCATCGACACATAGGCCCAGATATCACGATCTAAATCTATAAGGATGGTATTAATGCGCTTTAAGGTATCGAACAAGGCTGCCATATGATCGTAATGCTCAATCTGAGTAGTAGGGAAGGAGTGATGCAAGCCTAAACGTTCTTGCACAAACCGGGTTCCGAAGGCTTTCCAATCGACCTTGGGATATGCCACTTTATGAGCATTAAAATTTCCTGTAGCACCTCCAAATTTGGCAGCGCTTTTTATGTCATTCAGCAAATCGAATTGCTCCTGAATTCGCACTACAAACACCTCAATTTCTTTACCTAGTCGGGTAGGAGAGGCGGGTTGTCCGTGCGTTCGTGCCAACATGGGAATATCTGCCCATTCTTTGGACAATTCTTTCAGTTTATCCAAAACAGCGAACAATTGCGGGACATACACTTCATTCATGGCATCTTTCAGGGAAAGCGGGATCGCTGTATTGTTGATATCCTGTGATGTAAGTCCGAAGTGGATAAATTCTTTGTATTGCTGAAGTCCGAATGCATCAAATTTTTCCTTGATAAAATATTCGACCGCCTTGACATCGTGATTGGTAATTTTTTCGGTGTTTTTAATGTGCACTGCATCTTGCACCGAAAATTTTAAATACAAATCACGAAGGTCTGTAAATAGTTCTTTATTGAAATCTTTTAATTGCGGTAAGGGCAATTCTACCAAGGCAATAAAGTACTCAATCTCTACCTGCATGCGATAGCGTATTAGTGCCTCTTCAGAAAAGAAAGGAATTAACGATGCCGTTTTTGAAGCGTATCTGCCGTCTATAGGTGAAATTGCTTGTAATGCGTTGGTTGTCATTGGCGTAAATTTGAAGGTGCAAAGATAATCTTTTAAGTACGAAGTACGAAGCGGGATAAGGGAAGTTTTAAGGAGATTCTTTTCAGAAGTCGGAATGAAAAGCCTAATTATGTTTGTGATTGCTGTTGCTTTTTCTGAAACCGTTCAATTTTCTGAAGGGTGTTTTTACCACGAGCCTTGTAAGCTGCAGTATTTTGATGGATATTTTCATTTATGATATGCTGAAGCTCGGGATGAATCCATTTGTATGCTGTCCCCAAAAAGTAGAGTGCGGTCATTGCGTAGGCTTTACACGCCACTTTTTGCTCGGTTAGTAACCAGTCGAAGCAGCATTCGGTCATTACTTTTTTATGGGCTGCGGTAAAGTTGTTCCTAAGCTTAGGGTCATCTTCCTTATAGTGGGCAACCGCCAACATTTCACAAATCTTGGCCAACGGTCGCAACGCCTGATCTCTAACTACGTGTGGCAAATGCTCAAAATAGAAATCCAGATGCGGATACAGCAGCGATAATTTTTCCAGGCAAACAAATTCCAGTATCCAGGAAGCCTTATACGAAATTTCGGTTTTATCCAAAAAACAGTACTCTAACAAATCGGGAAAAGATTCGGGATGATCGAGCACCCATTGTGCCACATCCAAACGGGTTTGCCTGTAAGCTTTTGTATAACTTAATTTTTCGAAGAGTACTTCAGAAGCCATGTTATAATTTTTTCAATGCATCGATTACCTTAGGAACTCCCGTGGTGGCTTTTTCAGCAAAAACAGTAATTCTTTCAGAGGAACCCATTGACGGATTGGGATCTACAAAATAGATTTCGGTGGTATAAGAAGCATATTGCACCAAACCCGCAGCCGGATAGACCTGCATAGAGGTGCCAACTATTATTACTACATCGGCTTCGGCAACTAATTCCATTGCTACCTCCATCATGGGTACCATTTCACCAAACCAAACGATGTGGGGACGCAGTTGGTGATTAAATTCACAAAAATCGCCCAGGTTGAGGTCTTCGCGCCAGTCTAATATTAAGTCTTCTTTAAAAGTGCTTCTCACTTTTAATAATTCGCCGTGTAGATGAACCACCCTGCTGCTCCCTGCTCGTTCGTGTAAATCGTCGACGTTTTGAGTGATAATCACTACTTCATGTTCCTTCTCAAGTTCGGCCAGGGCAATATGAGCCGAATTGGGCTGGACCTGCAATAACTGTCGTCGCCGCTCATTGTAAAAATTCAGAACCAGAGTCGGATTACGCTGAAACCCTTCGGGAGAAGCCACAGACATCACATCGTGTCCTTCCCACAATCCGTTGCTGTCTCGAAATGTATTAAGTCCGCTTTCCGCGCTCATCCCGGCACCGGTAAGTACTGCAATTTTCATAGAGTTTGCATTAAATCACTAAATTATTACTTTTAAAATACAACTCAAAAATATCAAATGCCAAATAGTGAGTAGTGAGTATTGAGTAGTGAGTATTGAGTAGTGAGTATTGAGTAGTGAGTAGTGAGCAGTGAGTCATGAGATGTGAGACGTTAGTCGTGAGAAGAAATTATAATTTAATTTAATGATCATAGTTTTCAAATCTAAAATCTAAAATCCCAAATCCCAAATCGTACATCGTGAGCAGTGAGTCATGAGACGTGAGACGTTAGTCGTGAGAAGAAATTATAATTTAATTTATTGATCATAGTTTTCAAATCTAAAATCTAAAATCTAAAATCTAAAATCCCGTAATTCGTAATTCCTTTATCCAATTACACAATTTACATTTATCTTAGCAAAAACTAAATTTTTAAGTGGATTTACAACTTTTCGAATTCCTACAATCATTGCTAACGGAACGGCGCCGGGAACTTTTCAAGGAGGTTCTGGATCAACGAACACGACATTTTACCGTAGTGACCGAAGATGTGTATCAGTTGCATAACACAAGTGCCGTGATGCGAACCTGCGATGTATTTGGAGTGCAGGATTTGCATGTGGTTGAAGAGAAATACGGAAAGCGGATTGACAAAGAAATAGCCATGGGGGCTCAAAAGTGGGTGAGTTTGTATCGCTATGACAGTGTGAACAGTTGTATTGAAGCCTTGCGGTCTAAGGGGTATCAAATTATTGCCACAACACCTCACAACGATTCTACCTTATTGCACGATTTTGATGTGGCGAATAAAAGTGCATTTTTCTTCGGAAAGGAAAACGACGGCCTGAGTGATGTGGTAATGCGACAGGCAGATGGCTTTTTAAAAATTCCGATGTATGGTTTTACGGAAAGTTTGAATATTTCGGTTTCGGCGGCAATAATATTGCAAGAAGTGGTAACACGCATGCGTATTGAAGGCGTTCCATGGAGCTTGACAGAAGCCGAAAAATTGGAATTGGAGATGCACTGGACTCAAAAAACCATAAAAAGCGCTCCCGAGATTATAGAACGCTATTACAAGGATAATAATTCGTAATTTTAAAGAAACATAGTAAAGCAATATAACATGATAGTAATATACATTCTTGGAGGGATTCTCGCAATTTTGCTCATCCTCATGCTGGTTGCTCCTAAAACCTATAACATTCAACGCAGTGTGGTGATAAAACGCCCTTTGGGTGACGTATTTCAGTATTTAAAATTGGTTAAAAATCAGGATCATTGGTCACCCTGGAAGAAAAAGGACCCCGATATGAAAAGTGAATCAGTCGGAATTGACGGTACGGTTGGGTTTATCAATAAATGGGAAGGAAATAAACAGGTAGGTTCGGGCGAACAAGAAATCACAAAAATTGTTGAAAATGAACGGGTCGATACCGAACTCAGATTCTTTAAACCATGGAAATCTACCAGCGATGGTTATTTGCTCGTTGAGGCTGTGGATGCATCTTCAACTAAAGTTATTTGGGGATTTAAAGGCACAAATAAGGTGCCTATGAATATTATGATGCTTTTTTTCAATATGGATAAGGCGGTAGGTAAGGATTTTGAAGAAGGATTGGCCTCCTTAAAAACGGAATTAGAAAAATAATATTATTTGATACTATGAAACACAATATGTTTGCCTGGGTTGAAATACCCGTTAACGATATGGCACGGGCTCAAAAATTTTATGAGGCCGTATTTAAAGTCGAGCTGCATCTCGTAAATTTTGGTGGTATGGAAATGGGATGGTTCCCATTTGTTGAAAATGCTCCAGGAGCTGCGGGAACTCTTATCAAACAAGAAAGCTATATTCCCAGCGCCGAAGGGCCTTTGGTTTATTTTTACAGCGAAGATGCACAAATTGAATTGGGCAGGGTAAAAGCGGCCGGCGGTAAGATATATCAGGAGAAGACACAGATATCTCCGGAACACGGCTACATGGGAGTCTTTATCGATACTGAAGGAAACAGAGTGGCAGTACATTCTCGAAAATAAGATGTAAGTATTAATTTGTAAGCTTTCAATTATCAACTTAAATCTAACAACCAGCCCATACCGAACGGTACCTGCCCAAAAACGTTCAGGCGGATGTTCGGACGGGTCTAATAATCCAGCAATCTAGAATGCAGCTTGTTTTCGCAACTCATAACCTGAATAAATTCAGAGAAGTAAAAGCACTTCTATCTCACGATTTGGACTTACTTAGTCTCACCGATATTGGCTGCCATGAAGACATCCCTGAGACAGCCGATACGATTGAAGGTAACGCGGTGATAAAGGCAAATTACGTTAAAAGTGTCTACGGATTTGATTGTTTTGCCGATGACACCGGATTGGAGGTAAAAGCCCTGAATGGGGAACCGGGAGTATATAGTGCTCGTTATGCCGGACCTGAAAACAACGCCGAAGCCAATATTAACAAACTACTTGCCAAGCTAAAAGGTGAGGAACACAGGGAAGCGCGATTTAAAACCGCAATTGCATTAACTCTTAAAGGGGCACACACTATTTTTTTGGGAATTTGTGAAGGCAGTATTACCAAAGCTCCCCGTGGAGAGAAAGGATTTGGGTACGATCCTATCTTTTTACCCAACGGTTCTGCCGAAACATTTGCCGAAATGTCACTGCTGCAAAAAAGCGAAATAGGACATCGCGGAAAAGCCATGCGACAATTAATTGAATATCTTTCAGAGTGACAGCTAATTAGCCTTTTAATTATGCTGTTTCATAAATAATTCAAAACTATAATCAAGAACTCATTTTAAAGAGTATCTTTGCACCTTCAAAAATCCTCAGGGTGAGGTAGTACTGCACGAAGTGATAAGGTTTATTTGTCCAACTAACTTCAGTAAGTACAAATAAACTTTTATAACACTATATGTCTACATTTAAATCGTTAGGCCTTAACGAGAATTTACTCAAGGCCATTACCGATATGGGTTTTGAAACCCCTTCGGAAGTACAAGCTAAAACAATCCCTTTACTATTAAACGAAGAAACAGATCTTGTTTCTCTGGCACAAACCGGAACCGGTAAAACGGCTGCCTTCGGTTTTCCAATGCTTCAGAAAATCGATTCCGAAAGCAGAACCACTCAAGGATTAATTCTTTCTCCTACACGCGAATTGTGTATGCAAATCGCCAATGAAATGGCCCAATACGGAAAGTATGTAAAAGGACTAAACGTTGTAGCTATCTACGGGGGTGCTAGTATCACCGATCAAGCCAAACAAATTAAAAAGGGAGCACAGATTATCGTTGCTACTCCGGGTCGTATGAAGGATATGATTGGGCGACGCATGATCGATATTTCAAAAATTGAATACTGTGTGCTTGATGAGGCAGATGAGATGCTAAACATGGGCTTCTATGAAGATATTACTGAAATTCTTTCACATTCACCCGAAACCAAAAGTACCTGGTTGTTTAGTGCTACCATGCCAAAAGAGGTGTCCAGTATCGCTAAAAAGTTTATGCGCACTCCGGTAGAAATTACCGTGGGTTCTAAAAACGTAAGTACCGAAAATGTCTCGCACGAGTTCTATTTGGTGAATACGAGAGATCGTTATGCTGCTTTAAAAAGATTGAGCGACGCCAACCCCGATATTTTTTCGGTGATATTCTGCAGA
This genomic stretch from Ulvibacter sp. MAR_2010_11 harbors:
- a CDS encoding adenylosuccinate lyase; this encodes MASEVLFEKLSYTKAYRQTRLDVAQWVLDHPESFPDLLEYCFLDKTEISYKASWILEFVCLEKLSLLYPHLDFYFEHLPHVVRDQALRPLAKICEMLAVAHYKEDDPKLRNNFTAAHKKVMTECCFDWLLTEQKVACKAYAMTALYFLGTAYKWIHPELQHIINENIHQNTAAYKARGKNTLQKIERFQKKQQQSQT
- a CDS encoding VOC family protein, translating into MKHNMFAWVEIPVNDMARAQKFYEAVFKVELHLVNFGGMEMGWFPFVENAPGAAGTLIKQESYIPSAEGPLVYFYSEDAQIELGRVKAAGGKIYQEKTQISPEHGYMGVFIDTEGNRVAVHSRK
- a CDS encoding NAD-dependent deacylase — translated: MKIAVLTGAGMSAESGLNTFRDSNGLWEGHDVMSVASPEGFQRNPTLVLNFYNERRRQLLQVQPNSAHIALAELEKEHEVVIITQNVDDLHERAGSSRVVHLHGELLKVRSTFKEDLILDWREDLNLGDFCEFNHQLRPHIVWFGEMVPMMEVAMELVAEADVVIIVGTSMQVYPAAGLVQYASYTTEIYFVDPNPSMGSSERITVFAEKATTGVPKVIDALKKL
- a CDS encoding SRPBCC family protein, with product MIVIYILGGILAILLILMLVAPKTYNIQRSVVIKRPLGDVFQYLKLVKNQDHWSPWKKKDPDMKSESVGIDGTVGFINKWEGNKQVGSGEQEITKIVENERVDTELRFFKPWKSTSDGYLLVEAVDASSTKVIWGFKGTNKVPMNIMMLFFNMDKAVGKDFEEGLASLKTELEK
- a CDS encoding RNA methyltransferase, producing MDLQLFEFLQSLLTERRRELFKEVLDQRTRHFTVVTEDVYQLHNTSAVMRTCDVFGVQDLHVVEEKYGKRIDKEIAMGAQKWVSLYRYDSVNSCIEALRSKGYQIIATTPHNDSTLLHDFDVANKSAFFFGKENDGLSDVVMRQADGFLKIPMYGFTESLNISVSAAIILQEVVTRMRIEGVPWSLTEAEKLELEMHWTQKTIKSAPEIIERYYKDNNS
- a CDS encoding non-canonical purine NTP diphosphatase, translating into MQLVFATHNLNKFREVKALLSHDLDLLSLTDIGCHEDIPETADTIEGNAVIKANYVKSVYGFDCFADDTGLEVKALNGEPGVYSARYAGPENNAEANINKLLAKLKGEEHREARFKTAIALTLKGAHTIFLGICEGSITKAPRGEKGFGYDPIFLPNGSAETFAEMSLLQKSEIGHRGKAMRQLIEYLSE